The segment TTTCATTGATAAATTTCAGAAAGATGGTAAATACGACGCTGGAACTCAATACTCATTTTTGTTAAGCCCTAAAAGTCTAGAAATAACCTTAAATGATTTTGCGGGATATTATAATATTACTAGGTATAATGAAAAAGATTGGAGAAAATAACTTAGTCGTGTTTGTGTCACGTTTCAGAAGTGTTGGTTTTTATTATTAATAGGACTCAACATAGAAAATTTTAAATGAAAATAAGAAAAATAGGCAATCTAAAATGGTTGCCTGTTTATTTTTGGAATAAAAAGAATTTGAAATAATAAGTATATTTACAGCTATACAGACCATTTGGGAAATGTACGCTTAAGCTACTTTAAAAACTCATCTGGCAGCGCAGAAGTTCTTGAAGAAAACAATTATTATCCTTTCGGATTGAAACATGAAGGATATAATGCCTTATCCGGAAATCCTGCTTATAAATATCAATACAATGGCAAGGAACTGCAGGAAAATGGCATGTATGATTACGGCGCAAGGTTTTATATGGCAGATATCGGACGATGGGGTGTCGTAGATCCGCTCGCGGAGAAATCAACAAGGTTTAGTACAAGGAGAGTATCTAGGAAAAGAAGGTAAGTTTAATGTAACCTATGGCGATGAAACAATAGGTAAGGTTGCTCTTTATAAAGATGGAGGATGGTTAAATATGTCTGCTTCAGATCCTGATGATTTTGAAATTCATAATGCTGATGACGATAGCAGTACCAGAAGCCAATATTTTACAAATTATCTTAGTCCTGAAAAGAATTGGGGGGTACAGGTTTTAGATAAACCTTTTACTATTGGATTTGGTGGAGAAGCTACTGTTGGAGCAGGAGTGGGATTTGAAGTCGGCTATTTTAGTGGAAATTATGACAGTGGTCTATATATTAATTTATACAAATCTTATGGATTAAACGCAGGGGCAGGATTTGCTTATAATGAATATACAACAAAAAATGGATATGATCCTCTAACAGCTTCAAATATGAATGGTAAATATTGGAATGCTTCAGGTGGAGTTGGGCCTATTTCTGGAAATTACGGTGAAACCGCATTAAATGATAAAAAACAGAATGTTTCTATGGGAGGTGCAAGTTTATCGTCTGATATTTGGAATTTTTTAAAAAGACCTAAGGTATCTGCAGGAGGCAGTGTACAGTTTGGTACAACATATTCATCAAGACTTAAAAAATTTGGAAACTAATGGCAAAATTTAAAAATATTGCAGGATTCGTAGGATTTATCCTTTTTATTATTGGGTATTTTTTATACAAAGATTATCAAAAAAAAGAACCCCAAAGAAGAATAGAGTCTAACTTAAATGTTAGTTTTCAGGGTAAAATTGATAGTTTGTATATCGACTCTCAAAATCATGGATGGTTAATAATTATTTTATCTAACAGACAAATATTAAGATTCAATGGCTCCGACAAATATATATATCAAAAAAATGATAGTATAGTAAAGAATAAGGGAAAAGACAGTATCTATCTTTATAGAAATGGAGAGGTAAAAACCTACAAATACTAGATATAAAAGAAAAGCACCATTCTCGCGGATTTGTAATCCGTGAGCAACAATAAAGAACCCACCGCAATTGCGGTGGGTTTTGTGTTATAATTCAACGACATTTTATTAGAGGTCTTCAAATTTTTAGCAGTAAGTATTATTTTTTATGTTAATAAATTTTGCGGAAAGAATTAATATATTTACAAGTACAAAGATCATTTAGGAAACGTAAGGGTAAGCTATAAAAAGGGCGAAGGAGGATTTGCTGAAATTACCGATCAGAATGACTATTATCCTTTTGGGATGAATATTCCAAGGGAAGAGAAGGCGATTTTTGGAACAAATAGTTTGTATAATTACAAGTATAACGGAAAGGAATTGCAAGAGACAGGCATGTATGATTATGGGGCGAGATTTTATATGCCTGACCTTGGAAGATGGGGTGTTGTTGATCCACTAGCGGAGAAGATGACTAGACATAGTCCTTATAATTATGCTTTTAATAATCCTTTGAGCTTTATAGATCCCGATGGAAGGGAAGGCACTGGATGGATTAAGTCAGTTGTTGATGGGCAAACATCTTGGACATATGATAAAGATGTTCATTCATTACAGGATGCTAAGGATAAAAAATATACGGGAGTTCAGGAATATCAAGATGCCTTAACAATAACTGGAATAAGTAATGGACAACAAAATTATCAATATACTTTAGATACTTCAGGTGTCGTTACCGACTCTAGTGGTAACTTAATGGCAGAATCTTTCAAAACTGGTGCAGGAACTAACATCGGGGTTAATCCTGATAGTTCGATGTTGTTTTCTATTAGGAATATGCCTTCTATAGGATTAGGAGGAATGGGTGGTGAAATAAAATTCAGCCAAATATATGGGGTAGGATATTCAATAGCAATTGGTTATGTTTCTGCGGATGGCAATAATGGAAGTTCTTTTTATGTAACACCATCTTTTGGTGTTGGGTACGATGTTGGTCCTTCCTTTAGCTTATATTCCGTTAATCAACCAGCAGGACACGATTTTAAAATTGGAGACTTCCAAGGACAAGGAATGAGCTATGGAGTATCTGCATTTTTCTTAAATGGCTCTTATGGGGGCTCAGATTATAACGGAAGTTTTCAGTTTAGTGATACGAATCCAAGTAATTTTGGTTTAAGTAAACAAGGTGCGAAAGGTTATACTACTACAGGTGGTGGAATTAATCCGTTTGGATTTGGCGCATCTTATCAGTATGGAAAAACTCATTTGTTTTGGACTACACCAGCTAAGAAATAAAAAAAAAATTAAATGAAAAAGAGTAATGTGATAATGATTTTAATTGCGTTTGTAGGTTTTATTATTTTATTTACATACTATAATTCTGAAAAAACAGAAACATCTGATTTTTTTAAATCAGATGAAGAGCTTTTTATGAAGAGTTTTTTACCAATAGAAATGAATAAAGAAAAGTATTTGGGAGAAGTTGCAGATAGTTCTAATCATATGAATGCATATATGAATTTTGGGAATGTTTGCTTACCTATGTTAGATCAATGGAAAGATAAAATAAGAATTGGAGATTATGTTTCTAAAAAGAAAGATAGTTTATCACTTTTTATACAAGGAAAAACCAAAAAGTATTATTTACATTTTGATAGTAAAAATTTTGATGGTGCCCCATTGCCTTGTAATTGTTCTAAATTAAGTAAAAATTTTTAAAACAATAAAAGTAAAGCCACTCATTGAGTGGCTTTGTTTATTTAACGTAAGCGTGTTTATTTTTAACATCACGGATAAGAGCATCAAGGGTTAAAAAAATGTAATCCTTGTCTTTTTCTGTAAGTTTGGTAACTTCCTGCAGTTTTTGATATCGAGGATTTTGGAGACGATATTTTTTTCCAAAAGAACATCTGTAGAACCTACAAGATAATCCAAAGAAATCTCCAAAACTTCCGCCAGTTGTATAACCACCTCGATAGACGGTTTTACTTCCTCACGTTCATATCTTCCGATGACAGCACCGTGAACATTTACCAATTTACCCACTTCGTCCTGCGACATCTTTTTATCTTTTCTTACCTCTGTAAGACGCTTACCAAAAGTTATAGACTTCATAAAATAATCCACAGTTAGAAAATTAATTGTATATCTTGTCAAAATAAAAACCAACTCAAATGAGTTGGTTTTTTATAAATATTTTTAGGTTAAATCAAATTCTTTGAACACGAAAACCCTACTCCTTAATCAACTGCTCAAAAGAAGTCGATCCATCTTTCAGCGTGATTTCAAAATAATAATTTCCGGATTTCAGATCAGAAACATTGATTTCATTTCCATTCATTTTTACTGATCTTACTTTTCTTCCTGTAGATTCAAAAATATCAACTAATTTAATTTTATCAGCATTTTTGAAGCTTACGGTTTCTTTGGCAGGGTTAGGATAAA is part of the Chryseobacterium wanjuense genome and harbors:
- a CDS encoding helix-turn-helix domain-containing protein, with amino-acid sequence MKSITFGKRLTEVRKDKKMSQDEVGKLVNVHGAVIGRYEREEVKPSIEVVIQLAEVLEISLDYLVGSTDVLLEKNIVSKILDIKNCRKLPNLQKKTRITFF
- a CDS encoding RHS repeat-associated core domain-containing protein, which codes for MTDQNDYYPFGMNIPREEKAIFGTNSLYNYKYNGKELQETGMYDYGARFYMPDLGRWGVVDPLAEKMTRHSPYNYAFNNPLSFIDPDGREGTGWIKSVVDGQTSWTYDKDVHSLQDAKDKKYTGVQEYQDALTITGISNGQQNYQYTLDTSGVVTDSSGNLMAESFKTGAGTNIGVNPDSSMLFSIRNMPSIGLGGMGGEIKFSQIYGVGYSIAIGYVSADGNNGSSFYVTPSFGVGYDVGPSFSLYSVNQPAGHDFKIGDFQGQGMSYGVSAFFLNGSYGGSDYNGSFQFSDTNPSNFGLSKQGAKGYTTTGGGINPFGFGASYQYGKTHLFWTTPAKK